The proteins below come from a single Serratia fonticola genomic window:
- a CDS encoding phytanoyl-CoA dioxygenase family protein, producing MQRQSEIYLEALGAGIELTAQMKQELDTLGYTVVHNVADPDWLVAMRNLIDELVEKEGDNLAIEHHQEATATRIANMVNKGVVWEKVWSHPLILSACRYIFNGEFKVSSLNAREALHGGGHQPLHADWKKPRPDFPKVHLVNAIWAIDDLSAENGAPRIIAGTHLRPELPEDVLADPDLAHPDEIVFAAPAGSVMIYNAHTWHGGTQNRIGTRRRVLHALYIDRADIAQQDQRRWLKEETASRLTPAQKWLLDVL from the coding sequence ATGCAGCGTCAATCCGAGATATACCTGGAGGCTTTAGGAGCCGGCATCGAGTTAACGGCACAGATGAAGCAGGAGCTTGATACGTTGGGGTATACCGTGGTGCACAACGTGGCCGATCCTGACTGGCTGGTGGCGATGCGCAATCTTATTGATGAGCTGGTGGAGAAAGAAGGGGATAACCTGGCCATTGAGCACCATCAGGAAGCGACGGCAACGCGCATTGCCAACATGGTGAATAAAGGTGTGGTGTGGGAAAAGGTGTGGTCGCACCCGCTGATCCTGTCTGCCTGCCGCTATATTTTCAACGGTGAGTTCAAGGTATCGAGCCTCAATGCCCGTGAAGCCTTGCACGGTGGCGGCCATCAGCCTCTGCATGCCGACTGGAAAAAACCGCGCCCCGATTTTCCCAAAGTACACCTGGTCAATGCGATATGGGCGATTGATGACTTGAGTGCGGAGAACGGCGCGCCGCGGATTATCGCCGGAACGCACCTGCGGCCGGAACTGCCGGAAGATGTATTGGCCGATCCCGATTTGGCACATCCCGATGAAATTGTTTTTGCAGCCCCTGCCGGTAGCGTAATGATCTACAACGCGCACACCTGGCATGGAGGGACTCAGAACAGAATCGGTACCCGGCGGAGGGTATTGCACGCACTCTATATCGACCGCGCAGATATCGCTCAGCAAGACCAGCGCCGCTGGTTGAAGGAAGAAACGGCTAGCCGACTGACTCCGGCGCAAAAATGGCTGCTGGATGTGCTCTGA
- the kynA gene encoding tryptophan 2,3-dioxygenase, which translates to MNQRELESAIVTDFSKRMSYGDYLCLDQLLDCQQPLSNPQHHDEMLFVVQHQTSELWMKLMLHELQAARTLVQQDKLSHCFKILARVKQIQRLLFEQWAVLETLTPSEYVEFRGVLGNSSGFQSHQYRSIEFLLGNKNAAMLAVFSDDAPKHAALKAILEAPSLYDEFLRYLSRHGLAVPQACIERDWTQPYQRNPELLPVFKLIYDNPQTYWAAYEMAEKLVDIEESFHLWRFRHMKTVERIIGFKSGTGGSSGVSFLKKALELTFFPELLDVRTEIGA; encoded by the coding sequence ATGAATCAGCGGGAACTAGAAAGCGCCATCGTCACCGATTTTTCCAAGCGCATGAGCTACGGTGATTACCTGTGCCTGGATCAACTACTGGATTGTCAGCAGCCACTTTCCAACCCACAGCATCATGATGAAATGCTGTTTGTTGTACAGCACCAGACTTCGGAACTGTGGATGAAACTGATGCTGCATGAACTGCAGGCAGCCAGGACTCTGGTGCAGCAGGATAAGCTCAGCCACTGCTTCAAGATCCTGGCCAGGGTGAAGCAGATCCAGCGCCTGCTGTTTGAACAATGGGCGGTGCTGGAAACGCTGACCCCGTCGGAATATGTGGAGTTCCGTGGTGTGCTGGGTAACTCTTCGGGTTTCCAATCCCATCAATATCGTTCGATCGAGTTTTTGTTGGGTAACAAAAATGCCGCCATGCTGGCCGTCTTCAGCGACGATGCGCCAAAACATGCGGCGCTGAAAGCGATCCTCGAAGCCCCGAGCCTGTATGACGAATTCCTCCGCTACCTTTCCCGCCACGGTCTTGCGGTACCTCAGGCATGCATTGAACGAGACTGGACCCAGCCTTACCAGCGCAATCCAGAGCTGTTACCGGTGTTCAAACTGATTTACGATAATCCGCAAACCTACTGGGCGGCCTACGAAATGGCCGAGAAGCTGGTGGATATCGAGGAAAGCTTCCATCTATGGCGTTTTCGCCATATGAAAACGGTCGAGCGGATCATTGGTTTTAAATCGGGTACCGGCGGCTCCAGCGGCGTTAGTTTCTTGAAGAAGGCGTTAGAACTGACATTTTTCCCTGAATTGCTGGATGTACGAACCGAAATTGGCGCTTGA
- the uspC gene encoding universal stress protein UspC, translating to MGYHNVLVTVAVAADSHRLVEKAVSIVRPCDGKITLVSIIANAEIFPAPMLGDLRALMEEETLLFMEELCLRANYPNIATRIIHGELGDCLAYANQKQPFDLVICGNHSDSMMNKVACSAARFINTSSIDVLIVPL from the coding sequence ATGGGATATCACAACGTTCTGGTTACGGTGGCAGTCGCGGCGGACAGCCACCGGCTGGTAGAGAAAGCCGTCTCCATCGTGCGCCCCTGTGATGGGAAAATCACGCTAGTCAGCATCATTGCCAATGCCGAGATTTTCCCCGCCCCCATGCTGGGTGACCTGCGTGCGTTGATGGAGGAAGAGACGCTGCTGTTTATGGAGGAACTGTGCCTACGGGCAAACTATCCCAATATCGCTACGCGGATCATTCACGGCGAGTTGGGCGACTGCCTGGCCTACGCCAACCAGAAGCAACCCTTTGATCTGGTCATCTGTGGCAACCATAGCGATAGCATGATGAATAAAGTGGCCTGCTCCGCCGCGCGCTTTATCAATACCAGCAGCATTGACGTGCTGATCGTTCCGCTATAA
- a CDS encoding AraC family transcriptional regulator, which produces MSETLVTLLEQLIAHQNAIQVRFPEPTFPAPPLAFCVPFPRLEIVIEGEVEDQCLPLANNTLSSYQVLYVPAGKWSFPQWTQPATTLSILFSKQKLGFSLQRWDGQTLCETQKQHVARRGPRVGSYLLLAMNEVLLQPDALTSQLIFTGLVSHCLEQLAGQGQTVSKSQELLLAIQDYLDDHAGLPLTREGVAKRFHITPNYLSHLFQKSGPVGFNEYITGVRLERAKNLLRGYDLKIKEIAHNCGFDDSNYFCRIFKKHTDRSPSEYRRHCRSM; this is translated from the coding sequence ATGTCTGAAACGCTAGTTACCCTGCTTGAACAGCTGATTGCCCATCAGAATGCGATCCAGGTAAGGTTCCCTGAACCCACTTTTCCCGCCCCGCCCCTGGCCTTCTGCGTGCCTTTTCCGCGGCTTGAAATAGTGATCGAAGGGGAAGTCGAAGATCAGTGTCTACCTCTGGCAAATAACACGCTCTCCAGCTATCAGGTGCTTTATGTCCCCGCGGGCAAATGGAGTTTTCCGCAATGGACCCAGCCAGCCACCACGCTGAGCATCTTGTTCAGTAAGCAAAAGCTGGGTTTCAGCCTGCAAAGATGGGACGGGCAAACGCTGTGTGAAACGCAAAAACAGCACGTTGCACGGCGTGGGCCCAGAGTCGGCTCATACCTGCTACTAGCGATGAATGAGGTTTTGCTGCAACCTGATGCTTTGACCTCGCAGCTGATCTTTACCGGGTTGGTCAGCCACTGCCTGGAACAGCTCGCAGGCCAGGGGCAAACCGTCAGTAAAAGCCAGGAACTGCTGCTGGCCATACAGGATTACCTTGATGACCACGCCGGGCTGCCGTTAACACGGGAAGGCGTTGCCAAACGATTTCATATTACCCCTAACTATCTGTCCCATCTGTTCCAAAAATCTGGCCCAGTCGGTTTCAATGAGTACATCACCGGGGTACGCCTCGAGCGGGCGAAAAATCTATTGCGTGGTTATGATCTGAAGATCAAAGAGATCGCTCATAACTGTGGGTTCGACGACAGTAACTATTTTTGCCGGATATTCAAAAAGCATACCGATCGTTCCCCATCTGAATACCGCAGGCATTGCCGCAGCATGTAG
- the cheA gene encoding chemotaxis protein CheA, giving the protein MSMDISAFYQTFFDEADELLADMEQHLLELDPLAPDIEPLNAIFRAAHSIKGGAATFGFSVLQETTHLLENLLDGARRQEMSLSTEIINLFLETKDIMQEQLDAYKTSQQPDSESFEYICQALRQLALEAQQQDAPAAAVTVTSPVVHAAAPAAIEGGMRISLSGLKPNEIPLMLEELGNLGEVENPQQTETSLEVTLLTSASEEDISAVLCFVLEPEQIAFSTPPKAVEKISTPEPVAVVTPTAPATVAEAPKPKAKASESTSIRVAVEKVDQLINLVGELVITQSMLAQRSGSLDPVNHGDLLNSMSQLERNARDLQESVMSIRMMPMEYVFSRFPRLVRDLASKLDKQVELTLRGSSTELDKSLIERIIDPLTHLVRNSLDHGIEEPAARLAAGKAEVGNLILSAEHQGGNICIEVTDDGAGLNRQKILAKAASQGLAVSDNMSDEEVGMLIFAPGFSTAEQVTDVSGRGVGMDVVKRNIQEMGGHVEIHFQAGKGTSIRILLPLTLAILDGMSVKVNEEVFILPLNAVMESLQPQAEDLHPLAGGERVLQVRGEYLPLVELYRVFEVDGAKTEATQGIVVILQSAGRRYALLVDQLIGQHQVVVKNLESNYRKVPGISAATILGDGSVALIVDVSALQTLNREKRLTDAAA; this is encoded by the coding sequence GTGAGCATGGACATTAGCGCTTTTTATCAGACCTTTTTTGATGAGGCAGACGAGCTGCTGGCCGATATGGAGCAACATCTGTTGGAGCTGGATCCGCTGGCCCCGGATATTGAACCACTGAACGCGATTTTCCGCGCTGCCCACTCGATCAAGGGCGGGGCGGCCACTTTCGGCTTTAGCGTGCTGCAGGAAACTACCCACCTGCTGGAGAATTTGCTGGACGGTGCCCGGCGTCAGGAAATGAGCCTGAGCACCGAAATTATCAACCTGTTTCTGGAAACCAAAGACATTATGCAGGAGCAACTGGACGCCTATAAAACGTCGCAACAACCTGATAGCGAGAGCTTTGAGTATATTTGTCAGGCGTTGCGGCAGTTGGCTTTGGAAGCGCAACAGCAGGATGCTCCTGCGGCGGCGGTAACGGTAACCTCACCGGTGGTTCATGCTGCTGCTCCGGCTGCGATTGAAGGCGGGATGCGGATCAGCCTGAGCGGTCTGAAGCCGAATGAAATTCCGCTGATGCTGGAAGAGTTGGGCAACCTGGGCGAGGTGGAAAACCCGCAGCAGACCGAGACCAGCCTGGAGGTGACTTTACTGACCTCTGCCAGTGAGGAGGATATCAGCGCGGTGCTGTGCTTTGTGCTTGAACCGGAGCAGATTGCCTTTTCCACGCCGCCGAAGGCCGTGGAGAAGATCAGCACGCCGGAACCCGTTGCCGTTGTCACACCTACCGCGCCTGCTACGGTGGCTGAAGCGCCGAAGCCCAAAGCCAAGGCTAGCGAGTCCACCAGCATTCGCGTGGCGGTAGAAAAGGTCGATCAACTGATCAACCTGGTGGGGGAGTTGGTGATCACTCAGTCGATGCTGGCCCAACGTTCTGGCTCCCTTGATCCGGTCAACCACGGCGATCTGCTCAACAGCATGAGCCAGCTGGAGCGTAACGCTCGCGACCTGCAAGAGTCGGTGATGTCGATCCGCATGATGCCGATGGAGTACGTTTTCAGCCGTTTCCCGCGTCTGGTGCGCGATCTGGCCAGCAAGCTGGACAAGCAGGTGGAGTTGACGCTACGGGGCAGCTCTACCGAACTGGACAAGAGCCTGATTGAACGCATTATCGATCCGTTGACGCACTTAGTGCGTAACAGTCTGGATCACGGTATTGAAGAACCTGCTGCGCGCCTGGCCGCCGGTAAGGCCGAAGTCGGCAATCTGATCCTGTCTGCCGAACATCAGGGCGGCAATATCTGCATTGAAGTCACCGATGACGGTGCCGGTCTCAATCGCCAGAAAATTCTCGCCAAGGCTGCCTCACAGGGGCTGGCGGTGAGTGACAACATGAGCGATGAAGAGGTCGGCATGCTGATCTTTGCCCCGGGTTTCTCCACCGCTGAGCAGGTGACCGACGTTTCTGGGCGCGGCGTGGGCATGGACGTGGTGAAGCGAAATATTCAGGAGATGGGTGGCCATGTCGAAATCCATTTCCAGGCCGGGAAGGGCACCTCAATCCGCATTTTACTGCCGCTGACGCTGGCCATTCTTGACGGCATGTCGGTCAAGGTGAATGAGGAAGTGTTCATTCTGCCATTGAATGCCGTGATGGAGTCATTGCAACCGCAGGCCGAGGATTTGCATCCGCTGGCCGGTGGGGAGCGTGTGCTTCAGGTACGCGGTGAGTACCTGCCTCTGGTCGAGCTGTATCGGGTGTTTGAGGTTGACGGGGCCAAAACCGAAGCCACCCAGGGCATCGTGGTGATTTTGCAAAGTGCAGGCCGCCGCTATGCGCTGCTGGTCGATCAGTTGATCGGTCAGCATCAGGTGGTGGTGAAAAATCTGGAAAGCAATTATCGCAAGGTGCCGGGTATTTCGGCTGCCACCATTCTGGGGGATGGCAGCGTGGCGCTGATTGTAGATGTTTCGGCGCTGCAAACGCTGAACCGGGAAAAGCGTCTGACGGACGCTGCCGCATAA
- the flhC gene encoding flagellar transcriptional regulator FlhC, whose amino-acid sequence MMSEKSIVQEAKDIQLAMELITLGARLQMLESETQLSRGRLIKLYKELRGSPPPKGMLPFSTDWFMTWEQNIHSSMFFNAYQFLLKCGQCHGVEAVVKAYRLYLEQCPQQPGEPPLLALTRAWTLVRFVDSGMLQLSACSCCGGAFITHAHQPLNSFVCSLCQPPSRAVKRRKLSPQLADIIPQLLEEQVKRAV is encoded by the coding sequence ATGATGAGTGAGAAAAGTATTGTTCAGGAAGCCAAGGACATTCAACTCGCCATGGAACTGATCACGCTGGGCGCGCGCTTGCAGATGTTGGAGAGCGAAACGCAGCTTAGTCGTGGGCGATTGATCAAACTGTACAAAGAATTACGCGGCAGTCCGCCGCCCAAAGGGATGTTGCCATTCTCGACCGACTGGTTCATGACCTGGGAGCAAAACATCCACTCGTCGATGTTTTTCAATGCTTATCAGTTCCTGCTCAAATGCGGTCAGTGCCACGGGGTTGAAGCCGTGGTCAAAGCCTATCGACTGTATTTGGAACAGTGTCCGCAGCAGCCAGGCGAGCCCCCGCTGTTGGCGCTAACACGAGCCTGGACGCTGGTGCGTTTTGTCGACAGCGGTATGTTGCAGCTATCCGCCTGCAGCTGCTGTGGTGGCGCTTTTATCACCCATGCGCACCAGCCGCTTAACAGTTTTGTCTGCAGTTTATGCCAACCTCCATCCCGCGCAGTAAAAAGACGTAAACTTTCGCCGCAACTGGCCGATATTATTCCACAACTGCTGGAAGAGCAGGTTAAACGCGCAGTCTGA
- the flhD gene encoding flagellar transcriptional regulator FlhD, giving the protein MGTSELLKHIYDINLSYLLLAQRLINDEKASAMFRLGIDNSMADALSQLTLPQMVKLAETNQLVCHFRFNDHNTIEHLTKESRVDDLQQIHTGILLSSHLLKELSGKDGSVTKKRA; this is encoded by the coding sequence ATGGGTACGTCTGAACTACTTAAACATATTTATGACATTAATTTGTCATATTTGCTTCTGGCACAGCGTCTGATTAACGATGAAAAAGCGTCAGCAATGTTCCGTCTGGGTATTGATAACTCAATGGCGGATGCGCTGTCGCAACTCACGTTGCCGCAAATGGTAAAACTGGCAGAAACTAATCAGCTGGTTTGCCACTTCCGTTTCAACGACCACAATACTATCGAGCACCTGACGAAAGAATCTCGCGTGGACGATCTGCAACAGATCCACACCGGCATTTTGCTATCGAGCCATTTACTCAAAGAACTATCGGGTAAAGACGGTAGTGTGACGAAGAAAAGAGCCTGA
- a CDS encoding NADP-dependent oxidoreductase — protein sequence MSQQAHNRRFVLASRPHGEPQADNFRLETNPLPQPAAGQLLLRTVYLSLDPYMRGRMSDAPSYAPPVQIGEVMVGGTVSRVQASQHPDFNVGDWVLGYDGWQSHALSDGSGLRNLGAKLDHPSRLLGVLGMPGFTAYMGLLDIGQPQAGETLVVAAASGAVGSVVGQIAKLKGCRVVGVAGGAEKCRYVVDELGFDACIDHRSADFAAQLAEACPQGIDIYYENVGGAVFDAVIPLLNTKARIPVCGIIAHYSATELPPGPDRLPLLQGLILRKRIKMQGFIIFDDYAESFGEFLQQMGEWVSQGKIKFREDVVDGLENAPQAFFGLLKGKNFGKLIIRVAEE from the coding sequence ATGTCTCAGCAAGCGCATAACCGCCGTTTTGTTTTAGCTTCACGCCCTCACGGGGAACCGCAGGCAGACAATTTCCGCCTCGAAACCAACCCCCTCCCTCAGCCCGCAGCAGGGCAGTTGTTGCTGCGCACGGTTTATCTTTCATTAGATCCCTATATGCGTGGCCGTATGAGCGATGCGCCCTCTTATGCCCCCCCGGTACAGATAGGCGAAGTGATGGTCGGCGGCACAGTATCCCGCGTGCAGGCCTCACAACATCCAGACTTTAACGTTGGAGATTGGGTGCTCGGTTACGATGGGTGGCAAAGCCATGCGTTGTCGGACGGCAGCGGCCTGCGTAATCTGGGCGCCAAACTGGATCACCCTTCCCGGCTCCTTGGCGTATTAGGGATGCCCGGGTTTACCGCCTATATGGGGCTGCTGGATATCGGCCAGCCACAGGCGGGCGAAACCTTGGTGGTCGCGGCAGCCAGCGGAGCCGTAGGTTCCGTGGTAGGTCAGATTGCCAAGCTGAAAGGATGCCGCGTGGTGGGTGTGGCGGGTGGCGCAGAGAAATGCCGCTATGTGGTGGATGAACTGGGATTTGATGCCTGTATCGATCACCGCTCGGCCGACTTTGCGGCCCAACTGGCGGAAGCCTGCCCCCAGGGCATCGATATTTACTATGAAAACGTCGGCGGCGCAGTGTTTGATGCGGTTATTCCTTTGCTCAATACCAAGGCACGTATCCCCGTCTGTGGCATTATCGCCCATTACAGCGCGACCGAGTTACCACCTGGCCCAGATCGCTTGCCGTTGTTACAAGGCCTGATCCTGCGTAAACGCATCAAGATGCAGGGTTTTATCATCTTCGATGATTACGCAGAAAGCTTCGGCGAGTTTCTACAACAGATGGGGGAATGGGTCAGCCAGGGCAAGATCAAATTCCGCGAGGACGTAGTCGACGGGTTAGAGAATGCCCCTCAGGCCTTTTTCGGACTGCTGAAAGGGAAAAACTTCGGCAAGCTGATTATCCGCGTCGCCGAGGAGTGA
- the ydgT gene encoding transcription modulator YdgT, with protein MTSTIDYLMTFRKCSSLDSLEKVYDKLNYSLTDDNEMSNMYRAADHRRAELVSGKLFDLGRVPKSLWAQVL; from the coding sequence ATGACAAGTACGATCGATTACCTGATGACGTTTCGCAAATGTTCCAGCCTGGACAGTCTGGAAAAAGTCTACGACAAGCTGAATTACTCACTGACGGACGACAATGAAATGAGCAACATGTACCGTGCTGCGGATCATCGCCGTGCGGAACTGGTCTCAGGCAAACTGTTTGACCTGGGTAGGGTGCCAAAGTCACTCTGGGCACAGGTGCTTTAA
- the cheW gene encoding chemotaxis protein CheW, with protein sequence MAGLAAVSKLAGETVGQEFLIFTLGNEEYGIDILKVQEIRGYDQVTRIANTPAFIKGVTNLRGVIVPIIDLRVKFAQQDVSYDENTVVIVLNFGQRVVGIVVDGVSDVLSLTTDQIRPAPEFAVTLATEYLTGLGSLGERMLILVDIEKLLSSEEMSLVDNVAKSA encoded by the coding sequence ATGGCAGGACTTGCAGCCGTCAGCAAATTGGCTGGCGAAACGGTAGGTCAGGAGTTCCTGATTTTTACCTTGGGTAACGAAGAGTATGGCATTGATATCCTCAAGGTTCAGGAGATCCGCGGTTACGATCAGGTAACGCGCATCGCCAATACCCCGGCGTTTATCAAGGGCGTGACCAATCTGCGTGGGGTGATCGTGCCGATTATCGATCTGCGCGTGAAGTTTGCCCAGCAGGACGTCTCTTATGATGAAAACACCGTGGTGATCGTGCTGAACTTTGGCCAGCGGGTGGTGGGGATCGTGGTGGATGGCGTGTCTGATGTGCTGTCGTTAACGACGGATCAGATCCGCCCAGCCCCCGAGTTTGCGGTTACGCTGGCGACGGAATATCTCACCGGTCTGGGGTCGCTCGGTGAACGTATGCTGATCCTGGTGGATATCGAAAAGCTGCTGAGCAGCGAAGAGATGTCGCTGGTGGACAATGTAGCGAAAAGCGCCTGA
- the motB gene encoding flagellar motor protein MotB, whose amino-acid sequence MKQNHPVILVRKRKAHHAGHHGGSWKIAYADFMTAMMAFFLVMWLLAIASPQELTQIAEYFRTPLKVALTSGDKSSSESSPIPGGGDDPTQQQGLVKKQMDSPEKRAEELRLNKLREKLDELIESDPRLKALRPHLLINMMDEGLRIQIIDSQNRPMFKTGSAQVESYMRDILRGIAPILNGLSNKISLSGHTDDLPYATGERYYSNWELSADRANASRRELIAGGLAEGKVLRVVGMASTMNLKQHGGDDAVNRRITILVLNKATQQGIEHENAESSATEIDQPEGLKQLAPQATAPAIATPELPPSPPAPTAELPATQGTPEQPPVAVKAAETGPTAAIPAAPSATSPTNSDSQQR is encoded by the coding sequence ATGAAACAGAATCACCCGGTTATTCTGGTCAGAAAACGCAAAGCCCATCATGCCGGTCATCACGGCGGCTCCTGGAAAATTGCCTATGCCGATTTTATGACGGCGATGATGGCGTTTTTTCTGGTGATGTGGCTGCTGGCGATTGCCAGCCCGCAGGAGTTGACGCAGATAGCCGAATATTTCCGTACCCCACTGAAGGTGGCGCTGACCAGCGGCGACAAGAGCAGCTCGGAAAGCAGCCCAATCCCGGGCGGTGGGGACGATCCAACCCAGCAGCAAGGGTTGGTCAAAAAGCAGATGGATTCACCAGAAAAGCGTGCGGAAGAGCTGCGCCTGAACAAGCTGCGCGAGAAACTCGATGAGCTGATTGAGTCGGACCCGCGCCTGAAAGCGCTGCGGCCGCATTTGCTGATCAACATGATGGACGAAGGATTGCGCATTCAAATTATCGATAGCCAGAATCGGCCGATGTTCAAGACCGGTAGCGCGCAGGTGGAAAGCTATATGCGCGATATCCTGCGCGGGATAGCGCCGATCCTCAATGGATTATCGAACAAAATCAGCCTGTCGGGCCATACCGACGATCTGCCTTATGCTACCGGTGAGCGCTATTACAGCAACTGGGAGCTGTCCGCCGATCGAGCCAATGCCTCGCGGCGTGAGCTGATTGCCGGTGGTTTGGCCGAAGGCAAAGTATTGCGGGTGGTTGGGATGGCCTCGACCATGAACCTGAAACAGCACGGCGGTGATGATGCGGTTAACCGGCGGATCACCATTCTGGTGCTGAACAAAGCAACCCAGCAGGGGATAGAACACGAGAATGCGGAGAGCAGCGCTACGGAAATCGATCAACCGGAGGGCCTGAAGCAGCTGGCTCCGCAGGCGACGGCACCGGCTATAGCGACACCGGAATTACCGCCGTCGCCGCCTGCTCCAACCGCCGAACTGCCGGCAACGCAGGGCACGCCAGAGCAACCTCCGGTAGCGGTGAAAGCCGCAGAAACCGGGCCGACAGCGGCTATTCCGGCGGCACCTTCCGCCACTTCACCGACTAACAGCGACTCACAGCAGAGGTGA
- the sbmC gene encoding DNA gyrase inhibitor SbmC, with translation MAVRIEQKPVEKAVGVRVVGPYAQSVPLGFQQLMAWQQRQGIPVGKWLVLYWDDPNQVAAENLRADVVFTVADDFVLPAGSENMVIQTLPAGEYAVYRVRITDGDFATPWRNFYQQLLPASGYRPSEGVCYEHYLNDCVADGYFDLEICQSVTKI, from the coding sequence ATGGCGGTAAGAATTGAGCAAAAACCGGTAGAAAAGGCCGTTGGCGTGCGGGTTGTGGGGCCTTATGCGCAATCAGTCCCACTGGGTTTTCAGCAACTGATGGCCTGGCAACAACGGCAAGGCATTCCCGTGGGGAAATGGCTGGTACTCTATTGGGACGATCCGAACCAGGTCGCAGCGGAAAACCTGCGTGCCGACGTGGTGTTTACCGTTGCCGATGATTTTGTGCTGCCTGCCGGCAGCGAAAACATGGTGATACAAACCCTGCCCGCAGGAGAGTACGCCGTGTACCGGGTGCGGATCACCGATGGGGATTTCGCCACCCCTTGGCGTAATTTTTACCAGCAACTGTTACCCGCCAGCGGCTATCGGCCGTCTGAGGGCGTTTGCTATGAACATTATCTCAATGATTGCGTGGCTGATGGTTACTTTGATCTGGAGATTTGCCAGTCGGTAACCAAGATCTGA
- the motA gene encoding flagellar motor stator protein MotA — translation MLVILGYLVVLGTVFGGYMIVGGHLGALYQPAEFLIIGGAGVGAFIVGNNGKAIKSTLRALPKLMRRSKYNKELYMDLMALLYRLMAKSRQQGMLSLEFDIDNPQESEIFSNYPRILADNHLVEFITDYLRLMVSGNMNAFEIEALMDEEIETFEQESEVPAGSLAMVGDSLPAFGIVAAVMGVVHALASADRPAAELGALIANAMVGTFLGILLAYGFISPLATLLRQKSAETTKMMQCIKVTLLSSLNGYAPQIAVEFGRKTLYTTERPSFIELEEHVRKVKAPAQQATEEQDA, via the coding sequence GTGCTAGTTATCTTGGGTTATCTCGTGGTTCTGGGAACCGTGTTCGGCGGCTATATGATCGTCGGGGGCCACCTCGGCGCACTCTATCAGCCTGCCGAATTTTTGATCATCGGGGGGGCCGGTGTGGGGGCCTTTATCGTCGGCAACAACGGTAAAGCGATAAAATCCACGCTACGCGCTCTTCCCAAGCTGATGCGCCGCTCAAAATACAACAAAGAACTGTATATGGATCTGATGGCATTGCTGTATCGGCTGATGGCCAAATCCCGCCAGCAGGGCATGTTGTCACTTGAGTTTGATATCGATAATCCGCAGGAAAGCGAAATTTTCTCTAATTATCCGCGCATTCTTGCCGATAACCACTTGGTTGAATTTATTACCGACTATTTGCGACTCATGGTGAGCGGCAATATGAACGCCTTTGAGATCGAAGCGTTGATGGATGAAGAGATCGAAACCTTCGAACAGGAGAGCGAGGTACCCGCAGGGAGCCTGGCGATGGTCGGCGATTCGTTACCGGCTTTCGGCATCGTGGCGGCCGTGATGGGGGTAGTGCACGCACTTGCTTCGGCTGACCGGCCTGCGGCGGAATTGGGGGCACTGATCGCCAATGCGATGGTGGGCACTTTCCTCGGCATTCTGTTGGCCTATGGGTTCATCTCCCCGCTGGCGACTTTGCTGCGCCAGAAGAGTGCCGAAACCACCAAAATGATGCAGTGCATCAAGGTTACCTTGCTGTCGAGTTTGAATGGTTATGCCCCACAGATCGCGGTCGAGTTTGGCCGTAAAACGTTGTACACCACGGAGCGCCCTTCCTTCATTGAGTTGGAAGAGCATGTGCGTAAGGTGAAAGCCCCGGCACAGCAGGCGACGGAAGAGCAGGACGCATGA